A genomic region of Lachnoclostridium edouardi contains the following coding sequences:
- a CDS encoding LysM peptidoglycan-binding domain-containing protein — protein MGELYNPYPKLPKNIRQIGERDQIVKLYVEDYVNTYLRRLYPTGGQDLRIGLLLGSTEEYDGVSYVFIDGAMEMDGVTEDGEKVDFHEHAWKKAYENLEQMFPKRTVQGWFLCGTPGCQLSPLNYWRQHSQYFPGKNKLMYLNSGLEGEEALYIASEDGFYKLRGYNIYYERNQMMQDYMISRRDIRRVDADVDNKIVRDFRIKLGERKDKIQTEKNLVGALGTLCSILAVTVMAGGIVMFNNYSKMREMESVIASVYPKGINQWQDYSIESDEPQIIVKQGEDVVKETLAPMTEEGQTQTEEGQETSAQETAPAGEAKAETTEIPTIDQAEEQAAAIGESIAKQSLYEVEDGETLYDICLKKYHSLSKLEEICELNGLEDENKIIAGQKLILP, from the coding sequence ATGGGAGAATTATATAATCCTTATCCAAAGCTGCCGAAAAATATCAGGCAGATTGGAGAAAGAGATCAGATTGTAAAGCTATATGTGGAAGATTATGTAAATACCTACCTGAGAAGATTGTATCCCACAGGAGGACAAGACCTAAGGATTGGACTTCTGCTGGGAAGCACTGAAGAATATGACGGAGTATCCTATGTTTTTATTGACGGCGCCATGGAAATGGACGGAGTGACAGAGGACGGAGAAAAGGTGGATTTTCACGAACATGCGTGGAAAAAAGCATATGAAAATCTGGAGCAGATGTTTCCCAAAAGAACAGTTCAGGGATGGTTTCTCTGCGGCACTCCAGGCTGTCAATTAAGCCCGTTAAATTATTGGAGACAGCACAGTCAGTATTTTCCGGGAAAGAATAAGCTGATGTATTTGAATTCCGGACTGGAAGGCGAGGAAGCTTTGTACATAGCCTCTGAGGACGGTTTTTATAAATTAAGAGGTTACAACATATATTATGAGCGGAATCAGATGATGCAGGACTATATGATTTCCCGCCGGGATATACGAAGAGTAGACGCAGATGTGGATAATAAAATTGTGCGGGACTTTAGAATTAAGCTGGGAGAAAGAAAGGACAAAATTCAAACTGAAAAAAATCTGGTAGGAGCGCTGGGGACCCTGTGCAGTATTTTGGCTGTCACAGTGATGGCCGGCGGTATTGTGATGTTTAATAATTACAGTAAAATGAGGGAAATGGAAAGCGTGATTGCCTCTGTGTATCCAAAGGGAATTAATCAGTGGCAGGATTATTCTATAGAGTCGGACGAGCCTCAGATTATTGTGAAGCAGGGGGAGGACGTAGTGAAGGAAACTCTGGCTCCAATGACAGAGGAAGGCCAGACTCAGACAGAGGAGGGGCAGGAAACAAGCGCCCAGGAGACTGCTCCGGCAGGAGAAGCGAAGGCTGAGACAACAGAAATACCAACCATTGACCAGGCTGAGGAACAGGCGGCGGCTATTGGGGAGTCTATTGCCAAGCAAAGCTTATATGAAGTGGAGGACGGGGAGACACTTTATGATATTTGCTTGAAAAAATATCACAGTTTAAGCAAGCTGGAGGAAATTTGTGAATTAAATGGGCTGGAGGATGAAAACAAAATCATAGCAGGGCAGAAATTAATTCTCCCCTAG
- a CDS encoding Zn-dependent hydrolase: MINKDRLFNRLMELGQIGNTEDGVYCMALSKEENEAHALVAQYMREAGMTVHMDAAGNLVGRKEGTDPNASVVMTGSHIDTVYGGGMFDGRLGVIGGIEAVQAMTEEGIVTKHPIEVIGYRDEEGTRFVGSYSGAGHLTGGYDHGIMTHADKDGKTVTECLKECGIDPDHVDDARLPEGYAKAHLELHIEQGAVLESKDLAVGVVTGICCQIRGEVTISGTASHAGTTPMDLRKDALAAAAECMLEIEDEAKKYPQAVATVGKITAFPGGVNVVPGEVKFSIDMRNQKAALRDAMFDKCVERMKAVCEKRGVGIEVNVLMKDDEGKPCADHVQDIVVKACEDSGLPVFKMPSGAGHDSSTFADFCPMGMIFVRSKDGLSHNKAEYSSPEDCAAGAEVLYRTMLTLANED, from the coding sequence ATGATCAATAAGGACAGGCTTTTTAATCGTTTAATGGAACTGGGACAGATCGGAAACACAGAGGACGGCGTATACTGTATGGCTCTTTCAAAAGAAGAGAATGAGGCTCACGCTCTGGTAGCTCAGTACATGAGGGAAGCAGGAATGACAGTACATATGGATGCAGCAGGAAACCTTGTAGGAAGAAAAGAGGGAACAGATCCAAACGCATCTGTAGTAATGACAGGCTCCCATATTGACACTGTATATGGCGGAGGAATGTTTGACGGAAGACTTGGAGTAATCGGAGGAATCGAAGCAGTTCAGGCCATGACAGAGGAAGGGATTGTGACAAAACACCCAATCGAAGTAATCGGCTACCGTGACGAGGAAGGAACCCGTTTTGTGGGAAGCTATTCAGGAGCAGGCCATTTAACAGGCGGCTATGATCATGGAATTATGACCCATGCAGATAAGGACGGAAAGACAGTGACAGAGTGTCTGAAGGAGTGCGGAATAGACCCAGATCACGTAGACGACGCAAGACTGCCGGAGGGGTATGCAAAGGCCCACTTAGAGCTTCACATAGAGCAGGGAGCAGTGCTGGAGAGCAAGGATTTAGCAGTAGGAGTAGTAACAGGAATCTGCTGCCAGATCAGAGGCGAGGTAACAATCAGCGGAACAGCGTCCCATGCAGGAACAACTCCAATGGATTTAAGAAAGGATGCACTTGCAGCAGCGGCAGAGTGTATGTTGGAGATAGAGGATGAAGCAAAGAAATATCCACAGGCAGTGGCAACAGTAGGAAAGATCACAGCATTCCCAGGCGGAGTAAACGTAGTGCCAGGCGAAGTAAAATTCAGTATAGACATGAGAAATCAGAAGGCGGCATTAAGAGACGCCATGTTTGATAAATGTGTAGAGAGAATGAAGGCAGTATGTGAGAAGCGCGGAGTGGGAATAGAAGTAAATGTGCTGATGAAGGATGATGAAGGAAAGCCATGTGCAGACCATGTACAGGATATAGTAGTAAAGGCATGTGAAGACAGCGGCTTACCAGTATTTAAGATGCCAAGTGGAGCAGGCCACGACTCATCCACATTTGCAGACTTCTGCCCAATGGGAATGATCTTTGTAAGATCTAAAGACGGACTGAGCCACAACAAAGCAGAGTACAGCTCACCAGAGGACTGTGCGGCAGGAGCAGAAGTATTGTACCGTACAATGCTTACATTAGCTAACGAAGATTAA
- a CDS encoding LytS/YhcK type 5TM receptor domain-containing protein, with translation MNIHTDGDRLVFDLILNIGLLVIVAQLLSKLKMVQSMLVQERRTWRHQLILSLLFAATIILSTFTSIDFGGYNLNTRVIGAMAAGLLGGPLVGMYASFLGAIYVYIFSTPKIFASAAAFSTVLFGLLGGSFYPYFQRGKWKYRDLFLLACFAEICDMVSLLRLSPEMWKAFETILQISFPMIVLNSCGILLFISTFNNVFIQQDLESSRQLQRASELSRKCLPLLYKGLHKGERINQLASVILRETDWSGVMITNRSEILEWRFKKPEPYGEPKRGGPDIRNCQVPEGRKGLLGSLNQTHNPESLPEDLSDILGRMTEIPEIGEKAMDTRELVTVHQISKNNKDYERMKEYSLIAAPFVIRDQSIGCMIVWIKKQWVIRQSETELLQNLVTIGSTQIAMAELDHQKRMRQKAEFKALQFQVNPHFLFNALNTIAYVCRENPDRARELLVILANYFRYNLNSENYMVSMREELDHVKDYLELEKARFEDKLTVTYDVPTQMDMRIPTLIFQPIVENAVRYGADQTGRRRVAIQIRDREKEVIVRICDAGKGFPAEILEKLKNGEPTGKSIGLTNVHRRMKSIYGEDNGLVIVSSEKGSTVELHFLKEMPKEGEDENRNN, from the coding sequence ATGAATATACATACAGACGGAGACAGATTAGTTTTTGATTTGATATTAAATATTGGTTTATTGGTAATTGTAGCGCAGCTGCTTTCTAAATTAAAAATGGTTCAAAGTATGCTGGTGCAGGAAAGAAGAACCTGGAGGCACCAGCTGATTCTTTCTCTGCTGTTTGCGGCTACGATTATTCTTTCTACCTTTACAAGTATAGATTTTGGCGGTTATAATCTGAACACCAGAGTAATCGGCGCCATGGCGGCAGGGCTTTTAGGCGGGCCTTTAGTAGGAATGTACGCTTCCTTTTTAGGGGCGATTTACGTATATATATTTTCCACTCCTAAAATATTTGCTTCAGCGGCTGCATTTTCCACCGTTTTATTCGGCCTTTTAGGAGGAAGCTTTTATCCATATTTCCAAAGAGGAAAATGGAAATACAGAGATTTATTTTTGCTGGCCTGCTTTGCGGAAATCTGCGATATGGTTTCTCTCCTTCGCTTGTCGCCGGAAATGTGGAAGGCCTTTGAGACTATTTTACAGATCTCCTTTCCTATGATAGTTTTAAACTCTTGTGGAATTCTCTTATTTATTTCCACATTTAACAATGTATTTATCCAGCAGGACTTAGAAAGCAGCAGACAGCTTCAGAGGGCTTCTGAGCTGTCCAGAAAATGTCTTCCCCTGCTGTATAAGGGACTTCATAAAGGAGAGAGGATTAACCAGCTGGCCTCTGTAATCCTGCGGGAAACAGACTGGAGCGGAGTTATGATCACCAACAGAAGCGAGATTCTGGAGTGGAGGTTTAAAAAGCCAGAGCCATACGGGGAGCCTAAAAGAGGGGGGCCTGATATTAGAAACTGCCAGGTTCCTGAGGGAAGAAAAGGACTGCTTGGAAGCTTAAATCAGACCCATAATCCAGAAAGTCTGCCTGAAGATTTAAGCGACATTTTAGGCAGGATGACAGAAATTCCAGAAATAGGGGAAAAGGCTATGGACACAAGAGAGCTGGTGACTGTACATCAGATCTCTAAAAATAATAAAGACTATGAGAGGATGAAAGAATATTCTCTTATAGCAGCTCCCTTTGTAATCAGGGATCAGTCTATTGGCTGTATGATTGTGTGGATTAAAAAGCAGTGGGTGATCAGACAAAGCGAGACAGAGCTATTGCAGAACCTAGTGACAATCGGCTCTACTCAAATTGCAATGGCTGAGCTGGACCACCAGAAGCGAATGCGGCAAAAGGCAGAGTTTAAAGCTCTTCAGTTTCAGGTAAACCCTCATTTTCTTTTTAACGCATTAAACACCATTGCTTATGTGTGCCGGGAAAATCCGGACAGGGCCAGGGAGCTTCTTGTGATTTTAGCTAATTATTTTCGCTATAATCTGAATTCTGAGAATTATATGGTTTCAATGAGGGAGGAGTTAGACCATGTAAAGGATTATCTGGAGCTGGAAAAAGCCAGATTTGAGGACAAGCTGACAGTCACATACGACGTGCCTACACAGATGGATATGCGTATTCCTACCTTGATTTTTCAGCCTATTGTGGAAAACGCAGTTCGCTACGGAGCAGATCAGACCGGCCGCCGCCGCGTGGCTATCCAGATCAGGGACAGGGAAAAAGAGGTAATTGTGCGCATCTGCGACGCTGGGAAGGGCTTTCCGGCGGAGATTCTGGAAAAGTTAAAGAACGGAGAACCTACGGGAAAAAGCATTGGACTGACCAATGTGCACAGAAGGATGAAAAGCATTTACGGAGAGGATAATGGACTTGTAATTGTAAGCTCAGAAAAGGGATCTACTGTGGAATTACATTTTTTAAAAGAAATGCCCAAGGAGGGAGAAGATGAAAATCGCAATAATTGA
- a CDS encoding DUF5711 family protein yields MSDMSSMSRKEKKNQLRRQMISSGPKDKKIKQEESSEKIISKAHNRVLRRRFLTFIIIIGLAAAAVFGVRQYFTYHQYTSYKTAWEKPVSEGGASGYAPFGSNVIKYTKDGVSYIDGQGKTVWMQSYEMKNPVISVNGGYAVIADVQGNQIAICSESGYQGTATTALPVIKAAVSQNGIVAAILEDSRASYIQYYKKDGTDMQLTVKSVLSGDGYPLDIALSPDGTRMIASIIHLEKGELLQRVVIYDFSEIGKNENYVVGGMDEEFAGSMVAKVIYPTSEEACAFADTGLSFFSMKNLTQISLTKQVKVEESIESIFYSDQYAGMIVQNTSGENPYRMDVYKLSGDLVFSREFDFQYREAGISGDYVILFNETACRIYNMQGVLIYDGEIDTPPGAIVSGKYPGTFIISGSQMMKEIKLQ; encoded by the coding sequence ATGAGTGATATGAGCTCTATGAGCAGAAAAGAAAAAAAGAATCAGCTGAGACGCCAGATGATTTCCTCCGGGCCTAAGGATAAAAAGATCAAGCAGGAGGAAAGCAGCGAAAAAATTATCAGTAAAGCCCATAACAGAGTGCTGCGCCGAAGATTTTTAACGTTTATAATCATTATCGGTTTGGCAGCTGCAGCAGTATTTGGCGTAAGGCAGTATTTTACATACCATCAATATACATCATATAAGACGGCTTGGGAAAAGCCGGTGAGCGAAGGCGGGGCGTCCGGGTATGCCCCCTTTGGCAGCAATGTAATTAAATATACAAAGGATGGCGTTTCCTATATTGACGGACAGGGAAAAACAGTTTGGATGCAAAGCTATGAGATGAAAAACCCTGTTATTTCCGTAAATGGCGGATATGCGGTGATTGCCGATGTTCAGGGCAATCAAATTGCAATCTGCAGCGAAAGCGGATATCAGGGCACTGCCACCACGGCCTTGCCTGTTATAAAAGCTGCAGTTTCCCAAAATGGGATTGTAGCCGCTATTTTGGAGGACTCCAGAGCCTCTTACATTCAATACTATAAAAAAGACGGCACAGACATGCAGCTGACAGTAAAGTCAGTGCTAAGCGGGGACGGATATCCTTTAGATATTGCATTGTCTCCGGACGGCACCAGAATGATTGCTTCCATTATCCACCTGGAAAAGGGGGAGCTTTTGCAGAGAGTGGTGATTTACGATTTCTCTGAAATCGGAAAGAATGAAAATTATGTAGTAGGCGGTATGGATGAGGAATTTGCCGGCAGTATGGTGGCAAAGGTGATTTATCCTACGTCTGAGGAGGCATGTGCCTTTGCCGATACTGGTTTGTCATTTTTCTCCATGAAAAACCTGACCCAAATCAGCTTGACAAAGCAGGTAAAGGTAGAAGAGTCTATTGAAAGCATTTTCTATTCTGACCAATATGCAGGGATGATCGTGCAGAATACATCCGGTGAAAATCCTTACCGCATGGATGTGTATAAGCTAAGCGGGGATCTGGTTTTTAGCAGAGAGTTTGATTTCCAGTACAGGGAAGCTGGAATATCCGGGGATTATGTAATTTTGTTTAATGAAACAGCCTGCAGAATCTATAATATGCAGGGAGTTTTAATATACGACGGAGAAATCGACACCCCTCCTGGGGCCATTGTCAGCGGAAAGTATCCGGGAACATTTATTATATCAGGTTCACAAATGATGAAGGAAATTAAGTTACAGTAA
- a CDS encoding LytR/AlgR family response regulator transcription factor: MKIAIIDDERPARSELKYQLSELLPDAIIEEGDSGAAALQMAGEKKFDIFFLDINLGDINGTVLIHALKNMQPDMKIVFVTAYSEYAVKAFELEVEDYVMKPYDKKRLEKVLKKCCPEQNELKEKQLCRRIAITSNGRTVFEDIENIVYIETYNRGCLIHTLENEYYEGKTIGEYEKRLEAARFFRIHKSYLINLDKIREVFPWGNNSFALKMENYEKNILPIGREKTKILRQLLGW, encoded by the coding sequence ATGAAAATCGCAATAATTGATGATGAAAGGCCGGCCCGCAGTGAGCTGAAATATCAACTAAGTGAACTTCTGCCAGATGCAATAATTGAGGAAGGTGATTCAGGAGCTGCCGCCCTTCAGATGGCTGGGGAAAAAAAGTTTGATATTTTCTTTTTAGATATTAACCTGGGGGATATTAACGGCACTGTTTTAATACATGCCCTTAAAAATATGCAGCCGGACATGAAAATTGTATTTGTCACAGCATATTCAGAATACGCTGTAAAAGCCTTTGAGCTGGAAGTAGAAGACTATGTGATGAAGCCCTATGACAAAAAGCGTTTAGAAAAAGTATTGAAAAAATGCTGTCCGGAGCAGAATGAGCTGAAAGAAAAGCAGCTTTGCAGAAGAATTGCTATTACCAGCAACGGAAGAACAGTATTTGAGGATATAGAAAATATTGTATACATTGAGACATATAACAGGGGCTGTCTGATTCACACCCTGGAAAATGAATATTATGAAGGAAAGACTATAGGAGAATATGAAAAACGGCTGGAAGCGGCCAGGTTTTTCCGTATTCATAAAAGCTATTTAATTAATCTGGACAAAATCAGAGAAGTGTTTCCATGGGGAAACAACAGCTTTGCCCTGAAAATGGAAAATTATGAAAAGAATATACTGCCTATTGGAAGAGAAAAAACTAAAATTCTCAGACAGCTGTTGGGATGGTAG
- a CDS encoding dicarboxylate/amino acid:cation symporter, with protein sequence MEKKKGFSISLTTQILVATIGGIVFGSLVGPWASNLKFIGDIFLRLIQMSVVLLVMTAVAGAVGGGDNQDVGKMGFHTFKWIILFTIVSAGLGVALSVIVQPGLGIEVASAEEIANATAPSASLQDTVLGFFSTNIVSSMADSAMVPCIVFALFFGAAMGSYTRQSGNRNMVEWVTGFNTIITNIIKTVMNIAPIGIFCLLANVAGSTGFKVLVPMAKFLGVLLIGDAIQFLLYGPLTAVLCRVNIAKFPKKFAKMSMMALTTTSGAICLPTKMEDSVTKFGVSRKVADFTGPITMSMNSCGAAQCYVVAIFFMAQSTGIEMTTYQMGMAILLSCLMCLGTISVPGGSVIVYTFLASSLGLPLESIAVLIGIDWFAGMFRTLMNVDVDVMVAMLVASKLGELDRDVYNEKKVVEY encoded by the coding sequence ATGGAAAAGAAAAAAGGATTTTCGATATCTCTTACAACGCAGATTCTCGTTGCGACAATAGGCGGTATCGTATTCGGATCTCTCGTTGGACCGTGGGCATCTAACTTGAAATTTATTGGAGATATCTTCCTTCGCTTAATTCAGATGTCAGTAGTTCTTTTGGTTATGACAGCAGTTGCAGGAGCCGTAGGCGGCGGTGATAACCAAGATGTAGGAAAGATGGGCTTCCATACATTTAAATGGATTATTTTATTTACTATTGTTTCAGCAGGTCTTGGCGTTGCACTTTCTGTAATTGTACAGCCAGGTTTAGGTATTGAAGTTGCCAGTGCGGAAGAAATCGCTAATGCCACAGCTCCTTCAGCTTCTCTGCAGGATACAGTTTTAGGATTCTTCTCTACAAATATTGTTAGCTCTATGGCTGACAGCGCTATGGTTCCATGTATCGTGTTTGCTTTATTCTTTGGCGCTGCTATGGGTTCTTATACACGTCAGAGCGGCAACAGAAACATGGTAGAGTGGGTTACAGGCTTTAACACAATTATCACAAACATTATTAAAACAGTTATGAACATTGCTCCAATCGGTATTTTCTGTCTGCTGGCTAACGTAGCTGGTTCCACAGGATTTAAGGTACTGGTTCCTATGGCAAAGTTCCTGGGCGTACTCTTAATTGGGGATGCAATTCAGTTCTTGCTTTACGGACCGCTTACAGCAGTTCTCTGCAGAGTTAATATTGCTAAATTCCCTAAGAAGTTTGCTAAAATGTCCATGATGGCTTTAACAACAACTTCTGGAGCTATCTGCCTTCCTACAAAGATGGAAGACTCTGTAACAAAGTTTGGTGTAAGCCGTAAGGTAGCTGACTTTACAGGTCCTATTACAATGTCTATGAACAGCTGCGGCGCTGCTCAGTGTTACGTAGTAGCTATTTTCTTTATGGCACAGTCTACTGGTATTGAAATGACAACATACCAGATGGGTATGGCAATCCTGTTATCCTGTCTGATGTGTCTTGGAACTATCAGCGTGCCAGGCGGTTCTGTAATCGTTTATACTTTCCTGGCTTCCTCTTTAGGACTTCCTCTGGAAAGCATTGCAGTATTAATTGGTATTGACTGGTTTGCAGGTATGTTCAGAACTCTTATGAACGTAGACGTAGACGTTATGGTTGCTATGTTAGTAGCAAGCAAGCTGGGTGAGTTAGACCGTGATGTATATAATGAGAAAAAGGTGGTTGAATACTAA
- a CDS encoding ROK family glucokinase — protein MSKKCIGIDIGGTSVKIGLFELDGTLMDKWEVPTSKENNGESILKDIAVSIKAKLKEKALILSDIAGAGMGLPGPVSPDGYVEVCVNLGWRDRYPERELSQLLEGVPVKSGNDANVAALGEMWQGGGKGVKDLVTVTLGTGVGGGVILNEKIVSGSHGVGGEIGHIHVRDGETEKCNCGGIGCLEQVASATGIAREARRMMATSEEPSLLREKGDQVTAKDVLDAAKAGDRLADAVVETASRYLGLVLAQVSMTVDPERFVIGGGVSKAGDFLIERIWKYYDFYTPISKNKASIGLALLGNDAGIYGAARLILD, from the coding sequence ATGAGCAAAAAATGTATAGGAATTGATATTGGAGGAACAAGCGTAAAGATCGGCTTATTTGAACTGGACGGGACCTTAATGGATAAATGGGAGGTTCCTACCAGCAAGGAAAATAACGGGGAAAGCATTTTAAAAGATATTGCTGTATCTATAAAGGCAAAGCTGAAGGAGAAGGCCTTGATTTTATCTGACATAGCAGGAGCGGGTATGGGTCTGCCGGGGCCGGTGAGTCCGGACGGCTATGTAGAGGTGTGCGTGAATTTAGGCTGGCGGGACAGATATCCGGAAAGAGAATTAAGTCAGCTGTTAGAGGGAGTACCGGTGAAAAGCGGCAATGATGCCAATGTAGCGGCTCTTGGAGAAATGTGGCAGGGAGGAGGAAAAGGAGTTAAAGATCTGGTAACTGTCACATTGGGAACAGGAGTAGGCGGAGGCGTGATTTTAAATGAGAAAATTGTATCCGGCTCACACGGCGTGGGGGGAGAGATCGGACATATTCATGTGAGGGACGGTGAAACTGAAAAGTGCAACTGCGGCGGCATAGGCTGTCTGGAGCAGGTGGCCTCAGCTACAGGAATCGCCAGGGAGGCCAGAAGGATGATGGCTACCAGCGAAGAACCGTCTTTATTAAGAGAAAAAGGGGATCAAGTGACAGCAAAGGACGTGCTGGATGCTGCAAAGGCGGGAGACAGATTGGCGGATGCAGTGGTGGAGACTGCTTCCAGGTACTTAGGATTAGTATTGGCTCAGGTGTCTATGACTGTGGACCCTGAAAGATTTGTAATTGGAGGAGGAGTTTCAAAGGCAGGAGACTTTTTAATAGAAAGAATATGGAAGTATTATGACTTTTATACTCCTATTTCTAAAAATAAAGCCAGCATAGGATTAGCCCTTCTGGGGAATGATGCTGGTATATACGGGGCAGCCAGATTAATACTGGATTAA
- a CDS encoding coiled-coil domain-containing protein — MTPITDSVAFLSEARTALEEQTLLSDREAQLKAEAARLEKALETEKKTLNDTVSATIKKRREDISGSYDKEIAKGQDKLKKARVKREKARNQGMQDRIAEETADLRDENREIRLRTRTLFQQKRVPSFCNSGWYYTLFMPRFAGEFLRLFIAVLICFLGVPYSIYNFLIPGKKIWMLVLIFFFSTLIFGGLYIIISNKTKLLHMEALKEGRRMRDQLHSNKKKIKVITRSIKRDKDEAVYNLEKYDDEIAQAEQELQEIAAKKKEALGTFEQVTKTIISDEIYNNAKPRLEKLREEYSKAEQDIKEVESQLKDKSIYITDHYGTYLGKEFLDPLKIGELSEFIKNGKASNLSEAMELYKSLKENDK; from the coding sequence ATGACTCCAATTACCGACAGCGTGGCATTTCTTTCTGAGGCCAGAACGGCTTTGGAAGAACAAACGCTTCTTTCAGACAGAGAGGCCCAGTTAAAAGCAGAGGCGGCCCGGCTGGAAAAAGCGCTTGAGACTGAAAAAAAGACATTAAATGATACAGTCAGCGCTACTATTAAGAAAAGACGTGAAGATATTAGCGGAAGCTATGATAAGGAAATCGCAAAAGGACAGGATAAGCTGAAGAAGGCCAGAGTGAAAAGAGAAAAAGCGAGAAACCAGGGGATGCAGGACAGGATCGCCGAGGAGACGGCTGATCTTAGAGATGAAAACAGAGAAATTCGTCTGAGAACCAGAACCTTATTTCAGCAGAAAAGAGTTCCCTCCTTTTGTAATTCAGGGTGGTATTATACTCTATTTATGCCCAGGTTTGCAGGAGAGTTTCTAAGGTTGTTTATAGCAGTGCTTATATGCTTTTTGGGAGTGCCCTACAGTATCTATAATTTTCTCATTCCGGGAAAGAAAATATGGATGCTGGTGCTGATATTCTTTTTCAGCACCTTAATTTTCGGAGGGCTGTATATTATTATCAGCAATAAAACAAAGCTGCTTCACATGGAAGCTTTGAAGGAAGGGCGGAGGATGCGGGATCAGCTGCATTCCAATAAAAAGAAAATCAAAGTAATAACAAGGTCTATTAAGAGGGATAAGGACGAAGCGGTTTATAATCTGGAAAAGTATGATGATGAAATTGCTCAGGCAGAACAGGAGCTTCAGGAAATCGCCGCTAAGAAGAAAGAAGCCCTGGGGACCTTTGAGCAGGTTACAAAAACTATTATTTCTGACGAGATTTATAATAATGCAAAGCCGCGCCTGGAAAAACTCAGGGAAGAGTACAGCAAAGCTGAGCAGGATATAAAAGAAGTAGAAAGTCAGCTAAAGGATAAAAGTATTTATATTACAGACCACTATGGAACTTATTTGGGAAAAGAGTTTTTAGATCCTTTAAAAATCGGGGAATTATCGGAATTTATTAAAAACGGAAAAGCTTCAAATTTAAGCGAAGCAATGGAATTATATAAAAGCTTAAAAGAAAATGATAAATAG
- the yyaC gene encoding spore protease YyaC — translation MRLWERIKIRGDREIYYFDAKNEWEIESFALRLYSLIKEMMEEAQKKNILFLCIGTDRSTGDSLGPLIGYKLKGRRMKKAQVIGTLEKPVHAMNLEQYMKMVKASFPEHLIVAVDASVGNMEHIGYVTLGKGPLKPGLGVSKELRAVGDIFITGIVGSCRNHDPIMLQSIRLSVVMHLADCISDSIFFVEKLWEKKASV, via the coding sequence ATGAGACTTTGGGAACGGATTAAAATTCGGGGAGACCGGGAAATATATTATTTTGACGCAAAAAATGAGTGGGAAATAGAATCCTTTGCTCTTCGCCTTTACAGTTTAATCAAAGAAATGATGGAAGAGGCACAGAAAAAAAATATTCTTTTCCTGTGTATTGGGACTGACCGTTCTACTGGTGACAGCCTGGGGCCCTTAATTGGATATAAGCTGAAAGGGCGGAGGATGAAAAAAGCACAGGTAATCGGAACGTTGGAAAAGCCGGTTCACGCCATGAATCTGGAACAATATATGAAAATGGTGAAAGCAAGCTTTCCGGAGCATTTAATTGTGGCGGTGGACGCCTCAGTAGGCAATATGGAGCATATTGGCTATGTAACCTTGGGAAAAGGGCCGTTAAAGCCAGGGCTGGGAGTCAGCAAGGAATTAAGAGCAGTTGGAGATATATTTATAACAGGTATTGTGGGAAGCTGCAGAAACCATGATCCTATTATGCTTCAAAGTATCCGGCTGTCTGTGGTGATGCATTTGGCCGACTGCATCAGCGACAGTATATTTTTTGTCGAAAAGTTATGGGAGAAGAAGGCCTCAGTTTGA